One Solanum lycopersicum chromosome 4, SLM_r2.1 DNA window includes the following coding sequences:
- the NITF gene encoding leucine-zipper transcription factor isoform X1: MNSSTYTQFVASKRMGICDPIHQIGMWGDFKGSSFPDSLILEVENCLENEMPIMEKRLENEIEEPSQVTVGTSNRYEPETTKRIDKVRRRLAQNREAARKSRLRKKAYVQQLENSKLKLLQLEQELERNRQQGLYVGDGLDASQIGCSGTANSASFEMEYGHWVEEQDRQTDDLRNALNSQMGEIELRILVEGCLNHYFDLFRLKATAANADVLYLMSGTWKTSAERFFLWIGGFRPSELLKVLTPHVEPLSDQQIQEVSNLTQSCQQAEDALSQGMVKLHQILAEAVAAGTLGEGVILPQMTATIEKLEALVRFVNQADHLRQETLLQMSCILAPHQSAQGLLALGDYFKRLRALSSLWAGRLSEPA; the protein is encoded by the exons ATGAATTCTTCAACATATACTCAATTTGTTGCTTCTAAAAGGATGGGTATATGTGATCCAATCCATCAGATTGGCATGTGGGGAGATTTCAAAGGTAGCAGTTTCCCAGATAGCTTGATTCTTGAAGTCGAGAATTGCCTCGAGAATGAGATGCCTATTATGGAGAAAAGACTAGAGAATGAG ATAGAGGAACCATCACAAGTGACAGTTGGAACGTCTAACAGATATGAACCTGAAACAACTAAACGTATTGATAag GTGCGTAGACGCCTTGCACAAAACCGCGAGGCTGCTCGTAAAAGTCGTTTACGGAAGAAG GCCTATGTCCAGCAGTTGGAAAATAGTAAACTGAAGCTGCTTCAGCTGGAACAAGAACTAGAACGTAATAGACAACAG GGTTTGTATGTAGGTGATGGTTTAGATGCTAGTCAGATAGGTTGCTCTGGAACCGCAAATTCAG CTTCTTTTGAAATGGAGTACGGCCATTGGGTGGAAGAGCAAGATAGACAAACAGATGATTTAAGGAATGCTCTGAACTCCCAAATGGGTGAAATAGAATTGCGCATTCTTGTCGAGGGTTGCTTGAATCACTATTTTGATCTCTTTCGCTTGAAAGCTACAGCCGCAAATGCCGATGTTCTCTACCTTATGTCTGGCACATGGAAGACATCAGCTGAGCGCTTCTTCTTGTGGATTGGGGGGTTTCGCCCCTCCGAACTTCTAAAG GTTCTCACGCCACATGTGGAACCATTGTCAGATCAACAAATCCAGGAGGTTAGCAACCTCACCCAGTCTTGTCAGCAGGCAGAAGATGCGTTGTCCCAAGGAATGGTAAAACTCCATCAGATTCTTGCTGAGGCTGTTGCAGCTGGTACACTAGGAGAAGGAGTTATCCTTCCACAGATGACTGCTACCATTGAGAAGTTGGAAGCTCTAGTTAGATTTGTAAATCAG GCAGATCATCTCCGCCAAGAAACCCTTCTACAGATGTCCTGCATACTGGCTCCGCACCAATCAGCTCAGGGTCTCCTTGCCTTAGGAGATTACTTTAAACGTCTTCGTGCTCTTAGCTCACTTTGGGCTGGACGTCTTTCTGAACCGGCTTAA
- the NITF gene encoding leucine-zipper transcription factor isoform X2: MNSSTYTQFVASKRMGICDPIHQIGMWGDFKGSSFPDSLILEVENCLENEMPIMEKRLENEIEEPSQVTVGTSNRYEPETTKRIDKVRRRLAQNREAARKSRLRKKAYVQQLENSKLKLLQLEQELERNRQQGLYVGDGLDASQIGCSGTANSGIASFEMEYGHWVEEQDRQTDDLRNALNSQMGEIELRILVEGCLNHYFDLFRLKATAANADVLYLMSGTWKTSAERFFLWIGGFRPSELLKVLTPHVEPLSDQQIQEVSNLTQSCQQAEDALSQGMVKLHQILAEAVAAGTLGEGVILPQMTATIEKLEALVRFVNQADHLRQETLLQMSCILAPHQSAQGLLALGDYFKRLRALSSLWAGRLSEPA; this comes from the exons ATGAATTCTTCAACATATACTCAATTTGTTGCTTCTAAAAGGATGGGTATATGTGATCCAATCCATCAGATTGGCATGTGGGGAGATTTCAAAGGTAGCAGTTTCCCAGATAGCTTGATTCTTGAAGTCGAGAATTGCCTCGAGAATGAGATGCCTATTATGGAGAAAAGACTAGAGAATGAG ATAGAGGAACCATCACAAGTGACAGTTGGAACGTCTAACAGATATGAACCTGAAACAACTAAACGTATTGATAag GTGCGTAGACGCCTTGCACAAAACCGCGAGGCTGCTCGTAAAAGTCGTTTACGGAAGAAG GCCTATGTCCAGCAGTTGGAAAATAGTAAACTGAAGCTGCTTCAGCTGGAACAAGAACTAGAACGTAATAGACAACAG GGTTTGTATGTAGGTGATGGTTTAGATGCTAGTCAGATAGGTTGCTCTGGAACCGCAAATTCAG GAATAGCTTCTTTTGAAATGGAGTACGGCCATTGGGTGGAAGAGCAAGATAGACAAACAGATGATTTAAGGAATGCTCTGAACTCCCAAATGGGTGAAATAGAATTGCGCATTCTTGTCGAGGGTTGCTTGAATCACTATTTTGATCTCTTTCGCTTGAAAGCTACAGCCGCAAATGCCGATGTTCTCTACCTTATGTCTGGCACATGGAAGACATCAGCTGAGCGCTTCTTCTTGTGGATTGGGGGGTTTCGCCCCTCCGAACTTCTAAAG GTTCTCACGCCACATGTGGAACCATTGTCAGATCAACAAATCCAGGAGGTTAGCAACCTCACCCAGTCTTGTCAGCAGGCAGAAGATGCGTTGTCCCAAGGAATGGTAAAACTCCATCAGATTCTTGCTGAGGCTGTTGCAGCTGGTACACTAGGAGAAGGAGTTATCCTTCCACAGATGACTGCTACCATTGAGAAGTTGGAAGCTCTAGTTAGATTTGTAAATCAG GCAGATCATCTCCGCCAAGAAACCCTTCTACAGATGTCCTGCATACTGGCTCCGCACCAATCAGCTCAGGGTCTCCTTGCCTTAGGAGATTACTTTAAACGTCTTCGTGCTCTTAGCTCACTTTGGGCTGGACGTCTTTCTGAACCGGCTTAA
- the NITF gene encoding leucine-zipper transcription factor (The RefSeq protein has 1 substitution compared to this genomic sequence) has translation MNSSTYTQFVASKRMGICDPIHQIGMWGDFKGSSFPDSLILEVENCLENEMPIMEKRLENEIEEPSQVTVGTSNRYEPETTKRIDKVRRRLAQNREAARKSRLRKKAYVQQLENSKLKLLQLEQELERNRQQGLYVGDGLDASQIGCSGTANSGIASFEMEYGHWVEEQDRQTDDLRNALNSQMGEIELRILVEDCLNHYFDLFRLKATAANADVLYLMSGTWKTSAERFFLWIGGFRPSELLKVLTPHVEPLSDQQIQEVSNLTQSCQQAEDALSQGMVKLHQILAEAVAAGTLGEGVILPQMTATIEKLEALVRFVNQADHLRQETLLQMSCILAPHQSAQGLLALGDYFKRLRALSSLWAGRLSEPA, from the exons ATGAATTCTTCAACATATACTCAATTTGTTGCTTCTAAAAGGATGGGTATATGTGATCCAATCCATCAGATTGGCATGTGGGGAGATTTCAAAGGTAGCAGTTTCCCAGATAGCTTGATTCTTGAAGTCGAGAATTGCCTCGAGAATGAGATGCCTATTATGGAGAAAAGACTAGAGAATGAG ATAGAGGAACCATCACAAGTGACAGTTGGAACGTCTAACAGATATGAACCTGAAACAACTAAACGTATTGATAag GTGCGTAGACGCCTTGCACAAAACCGCGAGGCTGCTCGTAAAAGTCGTTTACGGAAGAAG GCCTATGTCCAGCAGTTGGAAAATAGTAAACTGAAGCTGCTTCAGCTGGAACAAGAACTAGAACGTAATAGACAACAG GGTTTGTATGTAGGTGATGGTTTAGATGCTAGTCAGATAGGTTGCTCTGGAACCGCAAATTCAG GAATAGCTTCTTTTGAAATGGAGTACGGCCATTGGGTGGAAGAGCAAGATAGACAAACAGATGATTTAAGGAATGCTCTGAACTCCCAAATGGGTGAAATAGAATTGCGCATTCTTGTCGAGGGTTGCTTGAATCACTATTTTGATCTCTTTCGCTTGAAAGCTACAGCCGCAAATGCCGATGTTCTCTACCTTATGTCTGGCACATGGAAGACATCAGCTGAGCGCTTCTTCTTGTGGATTGGGGGGTTTCGCCCCTCCGAACTTCTAAAG GTTCTCACGCCACATGTGGAACCATTGTCAGATCAACAAATCCAGGAGGTTAGCAACCTCACCCAGTCTTGTCAGCAGGCAGAAGATGCGTTGTCCCAAGGAATGGTAAAACTCCATCAGATTCTTGCTGAGGCTGTTGCAGCTGGTACACTAGGAGAAGGAGTTATCCTTCCACAGATGACTGCTACCATTGAGAAGTTGGAAGCTCTAGTTAGATTTGTAAATCAG GCAGATCATCTCCGCCAAGAAACCCTTCTACAGATGTCCTGCATACTGGCTCCGCACCAATCAGCTCAGGGTCTCCTTGCCTTAGGAGATTACTTTAAACGTCTTCGTGCTCTTAGCTCACTTTGGGCTGGACGTCTTTCTGAACCGGCTTAA
- the LOC101247011 gene encoding alanine--glyoxylate aminotransferase 2 homolog 1, mitochondrial isoform X2 has protein sequence MQYLYDENGKRYLDAFAGIVTVSCGHCHPEVLNAIIEQSKLLQHATTIYLHHAIADFAEALASKMPGNLKVVYFVNSGTEANELAMLMARLYSGHLNMIALRNAYHGGSSNTIGLTALNTWKYPIPQGEIHHVMNPNPYRGAFGSDAKRYAEDVQNHIDHGTSGKVAGFIAETIQGVGGTVELAPGYLKLVYDIVRKAGGVCIADEVQTGFGRTGSHYWGFQTQGVTPDIVTMAKGIGNGLPLGAVVTTPEIASVMAQKIQFNTYGGNPVCSAGGHAVLKVIEKEQRQKHCAEVGSHLFGRLRDLEKRYDIIGDVRGRGLMVGIELVTDRKEKTPAKAETGVLFEKLKDLGVLVGKGGIHGNVFRIKPPMCFSKDDADFLVDALDYSLSKL, from the exons ATGCAATATTTGTATGATGAGAATGGAAAACGTTATCTCGATGCTTTTGCTGGAATAGTTACTGTCTCATGTGGTCATTGTCATCCTGAAGTGTTGAATGCCATCATTGAGCAAAGCAAGCTTCTTCAACATGCTACAACCATTTATCTACATCATGCAATAGCCGATTTTGCCGAAGCATTGGCATCTAAGATGCCAGGAAACCTCAAG GTAGTATATTTTGTAAATTCAGGGACAGAAGCAAATGAATTAGCAATGTTGATGGCACGATTGTACAGCGGTCACTTAAATATGATTGCCTTGAGGAATGCATATCATGGTGGAAGCTCTAACACGATTGGGCTAACTGCTCTTAACACATGGAAGTACCCTATTCCACAG GGTGAAATCCATCACGTTATGAATCCTAACCCATATCGTGGAGCATTTGGATCCGATGCTAAACGATATGCTGAAGATGTACAGAATCACATTGATCATGGTACTTCAGGAAAGGTTGCTGGTTTTATTGCTGAAACAATTCAG GGGGTTGGAGGAACAGTTGAATTAGCCCCTGGATACTTGAAGTTGGTTTATGATATTGTTCGCAAAGCGGGAGGCGTTTGTATTGCTGACGAAGTACAAACCGGCTTTGGTCGAACAGGGAGCCACTACTGGGGTTTTCAGACACAGGGTGTAACTCCTGATATAGTTACAATGGCAAAG GGTATTGGAAATGGCTTACCGCTTGGAGCTGTTGTCACAACGCCAGAAATTGCAAGTGTTATGGCTCAAAAGATTCAATTTAATACATATGGTGGAAACCCTGTTTGCTCTGCTGGTGGACATGCAGTACTTAAAGTTATTGAGAAGGAACAACGCCAAAAGCATTGTGCTGAGGTTGGCTCACACTTGTTTGGGCGGCTGAGGGATCTAGAGAAAAGATACGACA TAATTGGAGATGTGAGAGGCAGAGGTTTGATGGTTGGTATTGAACTGGTAACTGACAGAAAAGAGAAGACACCCGCCAAGGCAGAAACTGGAGTTCTCTTTGAGAAGCTTAAAG ATCTTGGTGTTCTAGTAGGGAAAGGTGGTATACATGGAAATGTTTTCAGAATAAAGCCTCCCATGTGTTTCAGCAAGGATGATGCAG ATTTCCTAGTTGATGCACTGGACTATTCTCTTTCAAAGTTGTGA
- the LOC101247011 gene encoding alanine--glyoxylate aminotransferase 2 homolog 1, mitochondrial isoform X1, giving the protein MALQRKLINGCAGITKLRWFSNEGLRHFSGQVAAPTELPPFDYQPKPYKGPLADAVLEKRRKFLGPSLFYFYEKPLNIVEGKMQYLYDENGKRYLDAFAGIVTVSCGHCHPEVLNAIIEQSKLLQHATTIYLHHAIADFAEALASKMPGNLKVVYFVNSGTEANELAMLMARLYSGHLNMIALRNAYHGGSSNTIGLTALNTWKYPIPQGEIHHVMNPNPYRGAFGSDAKRYAEDVQNHIDHGTSGKVAGFIAETIQGVGGTVELAPGYLKLVYDIVRKAGGVCIADEVQTGFGRTGSHYWGFQTQGVTPDIVTMAKGIGNGLPLGAVVTTPEIASVMAQKIQFNTYGGNPVCSAGGHAVLKVIEKEQRQKHCAEVGSHLFGRLRDLEKRYDIIGDVRGRGLMVGIELVTDRKEKTPAKAETGVLFEKLKDLGVLVGKGGIHGNVFRIKPPMCFSKDDADFLVDALDYSLSKL; this is encoded by the exons ATGGCGTTACAGAGGAAATTAATAAATGGGTGTGCCGGAATTACCAAGTTAAGGTGGTTCTCCAATGAGGGATTGAGGCATTTTTCCGGTCAAGTGGCGGCGCCGACGGAATTGCCGCCGTTCGACTACCAACCAAAGCCGTATAAAGGGCCTTTGGCTGATGCAGTGTTggagaaaagaagaaagtttTTGGGTCCTTCACTCTTCTATTTCTACGAAAAACCT CTAAATATTGTTGAAGGGAAGATGCAATATTTGTATGATGAGAATGGAAAACGTTATCTCGATGCTTTTGCTGGAATAGTTACTGTCTCATGTGGTCATTGTCATCCTGAAGTGTTGAATGCCATCATTGAGCAAAGCAAGCTTCTTCAACATGCTACAACCATTTATCTACATCATGCAATAGCCGATTTTGCCGAAGCATTGGCATCTAAGATGCCAGGAAACCTCAAG GTAGTATATTTTGTAAATTCAGGGACAGAAGCAAATGAATTAGCAATGTTGATGGCACGATTGTACAGCGGTCACTTAAATATGATTGCCTTGAGGAATGCATATCATGGTGGAAGCTCTAACACGATTGGGCTAACTGCTCTTAACACATGGAAGTACCCTATTCCACAG GGTGAAATCCATCACGTTATGAATCCTAACCCATATCGTGGAGCATTTGGATCCGATGCTAAACGATATGCTGAAGATGTACAGAATCACATTGATCATGGTACTTCAGGAAAGGTTGCTGGTTTTATTGCTGAAACAATTCAG GGGGTTGGAGGAACAGTTGAATTAGCCCCTGGATACTTGAAGTTGGTTTATGATATTGTTCGCAAAGCGGGAGGCGTTTGTATTGCTGACGAAGTACAAACCGGCTTTGGTCGAACAGGGAGCCACTACTGGGGTTTTCAGACACAGGGTGTAACTCCTGATATAGTTACAATGGCAAAG GGTATTGGAAATGGCTTACCGCTTGGAGCTGTTGTCACAACGCCAGAAATTGCAAGTGTTATGGCTCAAAAGATTCAATTTAATACATATGGTGGAAACCCTGTTTGCTCTGCTGGTGGACATGCAGTACTTAAAGTTATTGAGAAGGAACAACGCCAAAAGCATTGTGCTGAGGTTGGCTCACACTTGTTTGGGCGGCTGAGGGATCTAGAGAAAAGATACGACA TAATTGGAGATGTGAGAGGCAGAGGTTTGATGGTTGGTATTGAACTGGTAACTGACAGAAAAGAGAAGACACCCGCCAAGGCAGAAACTGGAGTTCTCTTTGAGAAGCTTAAAG ATCTTGGTGTTCTAGTAGGGAAAGGTGGTATACATGGAAATGTTTTCAGAATAAAGCCTCCCATGTGTTTCAGCAAGGATGATGCAG ATTTCCTAGTTGATGCACTGGACTATTCTCTTTCAAAGTTGTGA